From Nitrobacter sp. NHB1, a single genomic window includes:
- the tpiA gene encoding triose-phosphate isomerase: protein MTGLRPLIAGNWKMNGLKASASELGQMIAGAGGPAQKADLLICPPATLVLAFAGAVQGSPLRIGAQDCHPDPSGAHTGDTSAEMLADSGATAIIVGHSERRADHGETDALVRQKAEAAWRAALIAIVCVGETQDQRDAGQTLEVVGRQLAGSLPDSATAANLVVAYEPVWAIGTGRTPTPTDVQDVHGFIRDQLTQRFSGEGTRVRILYGGSVKPSNAAELMAVPNVNGALVGGASLKATDFLAIAQAVA, encoded by the coding sequence ATGACCGGGCTGCGACCGCTGATTGCTGGAAACTGGAAGATGAACGGCCTCAAGGCTTCGGCCAGCGAACTCGGCCAGATGATCGCAGGCGCGGGCGGCCCCGCGCAAAAGGCCGATCTGCTGATCTGTCCGCCGGCGACGCTCGTGTTGGCCTTCGCGGGGGCGGTCCAGGGGTCGCCGCTGCGGATCGGCGCGCAGGATTGCCACCCTGATCCTTCCGGAGCCCATACGGGCGACACATCCGCCGAGATGCTGGCCGATTCGGGCGCCACCGCCATCATCGTCGGTCACTCCGAGCGGCGCGCCGATCACGGCGAGACCGACGCGCTTGTGCGGCAAAAGGCGGAAGCGGCGTGGCGGGCGGCGTTGATCGCCATCGTCTGCGTCGGCGAAACCCAGGACCAGCGCGATGCCGGTCAGACGCTCGAGGTGGTCGGCCGGCAGCTTGCGGGCTCGCTGCCGGATAGCGCGACTGCTGCAAATCTCGTCGTCGCCTACGAGCCGGTCTGGGCAATCGGCACTGGACGCACCCCCACACCAACAGATGTGCAGGATGTCCATGGGTTTATCCGCGATCAGCTCACACAGCGCTTTAGCGGGGAGGGGACCAGGGTCCGTATTCTCTACGGCGGCTCGGTGAAGCCGTCGAATGCCGCGGAATTGATGGCGGTTCCGAATGTGAACGGAGCGCTGGTCGGCGGCGCCAGCCTCAAGGCGACAGATTTCCTTGCGATCGCCCAGGCCGTTGCCTGA
- the secG gene encoding preprotein translocase subunit SecG, whose protein sequence is MQTVVIVFHLIIVATLTVIVLLQKSEGGGLGMGGGAGFMSSRGTANLLTRTTAILAAGFFATSLFLSWLAGYEHAPSSILDRAPASQSQPAGGATPVAPPASGGLLDSLKQSEQHPAAPAPAGPQAPRSQ, encoded by the coding sequence ATGCAAACCGTTGTTATCGTATTCCACCTGATAATTGTTGCGACGCTGACCGTCATCGTCCTGCTGCAAAAGTCCGAAGGCGGCGGTCTCGGCATGGGCGGCGGCGCCGGGTTCATGTCGAGCCGGGGCACCGCGAACCTGCTGACCCGCACCACGGCCATCCTCGCGGCCGGCTTCTTTGCGACCAGCCTGTTCCTGTCCTGGCTTGCGGGCTACGAACATGCGCCGAGTTCAATTCTGGACAGGGCGCCGGCATCGCAGTCCCAGCCGGCGGGAGGCGCGACGCCGGTTGCTCCGCCGGCCAGCGGCGGTCTCCTCGATTCGCTGAAACAATCGGAGCAGCATCCGGCCGCGCCGGCGCCCGCGGGTCCGCAGGCGCCTCGGTCGCAATAA
- the nirB gene encoding nitrite reductase large subunit NirB codes for MKEKLVVIGAGMASGRMLEHLFEANQDRFDIILFGAEPRGNYNRIMLSPVLAGEKSFDQIVTHDAAWYDDHQVKCRFGETVTRIDRMAKMVHSARGETPYNRLVIATGSAPFMIPITGRDLPGVMAFRDYDDVQAMVAAAGKKDAKAVIIGGGLLGLEAAAALGLRGMEVVVLHLMSHLMERQLDAAASYLLQKELEGRGIKIHCKAQTIAILGHERAEAVLLDDGTVFPADIVVMAIGIRPEVRIATDAGIHVERGIVVDDRMLTSDNNILAIGECCEHKNVCYGLVAPLYDMAKVAAKTLTGVEATFHAVETATQLKVTGVSLYSAGDFADAPDREEIVLRDAGSGVYKRLVLKENRILGAVLYGETADGTWFFDMLRKGTDVSQMRDMLIFGQAYQGSAPLDPMAAVAALPDDAEICGCNGVCKSKIVSTITAKGLMSLDDVRSHTKASASCGACTGLVEQLMKVTLGDRYNPGALQPMCGCTAFGHDDVRRLIKAKNLKTIPAVMQELEWKTSCGCAKCRPALNYYLVCDWPGEYADDSQSRFVNERIHANIQKNGTYSVVPRMWGGVTSAKELRAIADVVDKFHIPTVKVTGGQRVDMLGVKKEDLPAVWADLGKAGFVSGHAYAKGLRTVKTCVGTDWCRFGTQDSTGLGIRIEKFMWGSWTPAKVKMAVSGCPRNCSEATCKDVGVICVDSGYEIHFAGAAGLDIKGTEVLGLLKTEDEALEHIVALVQMYREQARYLERIYKWAKRVGLDEIRRQILEDHQKRKAYFERFIFSQRFAQIDPWSERVSGKDKHEFRPLATIVSPVVAE; via the coding sequence ATGAAGGAAAAGCTGGTTGTCATAGGCGCCGGTATGGCCTCCGGAAGGATGCTGGAGCATCTGTTCGAGGCCAATCAAGATCGTTTCGACATCATCCTTTTCGGAGCGGAACCGCGCGGCAATTACAACCGCATCATGTTGTCGCCAGTGTTGGCCGGCGAGAAGTCGTTCGATCAGATCGTCACGCATGATGCGGCTTGGTACGACGACCATCAGGTCAAATGCCGCTTCGGCGAAACGGTGACACGCATCGATCGCATGGCGAAGATGGTGCACTCGGCGAGAGGCGAAACTCCTTACAACAGGCTTGTGATTGCGACCGGATCCGCTCCCTTCATGATCCCCATTACCGGGCGGGACTTGCCGGGCGTCATGGCATTTCGCGACTACGACGATGTCCAGGCGATGGTGGCCGCAGCCGGAAAAAAGGACGCCAAAGCTGTCATTATCGGCGGGGGTTTACTCGGACTGGAGGCTGCCGCGGCACTTGGACTGCGCGGCATGGAAGTGGTCGTCCTGCATTTGATGAGCCACTTGATGGAGCGTCAGTTGGACGCCGCGGCCAGCTATCTGCTGCAGAAGGAACTGGAGGGCCGCGGAATCAAAATCCATTGCAAGGCGCAGACCATCGCGATCCTCGGCCACGAGCGCGCCGAAGCCGTGCTGCTCGATGACGGCACCGTTTTTCCTGCCGATATCGTTGTAATGGCGATCGGCATCCGCCCGGAGGTGCGGATCGCAACCGATGCAGGCATCCATGTTGAGCGCGGCATCGTCGTGGACGACCGAATGCTGACCTCTGATAACAACATCCTCGCTATCGGCGAATGCTGTGAGCATAAAAACGTCTGCTACGGCCTCGTCGCGCCGCTCTACGATATGGCCAAGGTCGCCGCGAAGACCCTGACAGGAGTTGAAGCGACATTCCATGCCGTTGAAACAGCAACCCAGTTGAAGGTGACCGGCGTGAGCCTTTACTCGGCGGGCGACTTCGCCGATGCGCCTGATCGAGAAGAGATCGTGCTGCGGGATGCAGGCTCGGGCGTCTACAAGAGGCTCGTGCTGAAGGAAAACCGCATTTTGGGAGCTGTCCTTTACGGGGAGACCGCAGACGGTACCTGGTTCTTCGATATGCTGCGCAAGGGCACCGACGTCTCGCAGATGCGCGACATGTTGATTTTCGGTCAGGCCTATCAGGGGAGCGCGCCGCTCGACCCTATGGCGGCCGTTGCAGCCTTGCCGGATGATGCGGAAATCTGCGGCTGCAACGGCGTCTGCAAAAGCAAGATCGTCTCGACCATCACTGCCAAAGGCCTGATGTCGCTCGACGACGTGCGCTCTCACACCAAGGCGTCTGCTTCCTGTGGTGCCTGTACAGGTCTCGTCGAACAACTCATGAAAGTGACGCTCGGGGACAGGTACAATCCCGGTGCCCTACAGCCGATGTGCGGCTGCACCGCGTTTGGTCATGATGACGTCCGCCGGCTCATCAAGGCCAAGAACCTGAAGACCATTCCCGCGGTCATGCAGGAATTGGAGTGGAAGACCTCGTGCGGTTGTGCGAAGTGCCGGCCGGCGCTCAACTATTATCTCGTCTGCGACTGGCCCGGCGAATATGCCGACGATTCCCAGTCGCGTTTCGTCAACGAGCGCATCCATGCCAACATTCAGAAGAACGGCACCTATTCGGTCGTGCCGCGCATGTGGGGCGGTGTCACCAGCGCGAAGGAACTGCGCGCCATCGCCGACGTGGTCGATAAATTCCACATTCCCACGGTTAAGGTGACGGGCGGCCAGCGCGTCGACATGCTGGGCGTCAAGAAGGAAGACCTGCCCGCGGTGTGGGCCGATCTCGGCAAGGCGGGCTTCGTTTCGGGACACGCTTATGCCAAGGGCCTGCGCACGGTGAAAACCTGCGTCGGCACCGACTGGTGCCGCTTCGGCACGCAGGATTCGACGGGACTCGGAATCCGCATCGAGAAATTCATGTGGGGATCGTGGACACCGGCCAAGGTCAAGATGGCGGTTTCGGGCTGTCCGCGCAATTGTTCCGAGGCGACCTGCAAGGATGTCGGCGTGATCTGCGTCGATTCAGGCTACGAGATTCATTTCGCCGGCGCGGCGGGCCTCGACATCAAGGGCACGGAGGTTCTTGGACTGCTGAAAACCGAGGACGAGGCGCTGGAGCATATCGTGGCGCTGGTCCAGATGTACCGCGAGCAGGCACGCTATCTCGAGCGCATCTACAAGTGGGCCAAGCGCGTTGGCCTCGACGAAATCCGCCGCCAGATTCTGGAGGATCACCAGAAGCGCAAGGCTTATTTCGAGCGATTCATATTCAGCCAGAGATTCGCGCAGATCGATCCTTGGTCCGAACGCGTGTCGGGGAAGGACAAGCATGAGTTCCGGCCGTTGGCGACTATCGTTTCCCCAGTCGTAGCGGAGTGA
- the nirD gene encoding nitrite reductase small subunit NirD — protein MNWISIGLTADIPIRGARCVATPQGWIAVFRTVENRFFAIEDRCPHKGGPLSQGIVHGAQVTCPLHNWVISLETGTALGADEGSVRTFALKVEGGKLFISSEALVKRTA, from the coding sequence ATGAACTGGATATCTATCGGCCTGACGGCAGATATCCCTATTCGCGGCGCACGCTGTGTGGCAACGCCTCAGGGGTGGATCGCGGTGTTCCGCACCGTCGAGAATCGCTTCTTCGCCATCGAGGACCGCTGCCCACACAAAGGAGGCCCGCTTAGCCAGGGGATCGTGCATGGCGCTCAGGTCACCTGCCCGTTGCACAACTGGGTGATCTCGCTCGAAACAGGCACGGCTCTCGGCGCCGATGAGGGCTCGGTACGCACTTTTGCGCTGAAGGTGGAGGGCGGAAAGCTCTTCATCTCCTCGGAAGCGCTCGTCAAGCGCACCGCATGA
- a CDS encoding CTP synthase, whose protein sequence is MARYIFITGGVVSSLGKGLASAALGALLQARGYKVRLRKLDPYLNLDPGTMSPYQHGEVFVTDDGAETDLDLGHYERFTGRPATRQDNITTGRIYQDILTRERRGDYLGATIQVIPHVTNAIKDFILDGNDGYDFVLCEIGGTVGDIEGLPFFEAIRQIKNDLPRGHAVYVHLTLLPFIPSAGELKTKPTQHSVKELRSIGIQPDILLCRTDREIPKEERRKLGLFCNVRESAVIEARDADNIYAVPEVYHAAGLDDEVLAAFGIEPRVPPALQGWHEINERVRNPEGAVTIAIVGKYTGMKDAYKSLIEALSHGGIANKVKVNLDWIESEVFENEDAAPFLEHVDGILVPGGFGQRGAEGKIKAARFARERHVPYFGICFGMQMAVIEAARNLVGIVDANSTEFGPTGEPLVGLMTEWLRGNELEKRSKVGDLGGTMRLGAYQAVLNRGSRVSGIYGGALEISERHRHRYEVNTAYKDRLEQHGLRFSGLSPDGVLPEIVEYEDHPWFIGVQYHPELKSRPFEPHPLFASFIQAAVVQSRLV, encoded by the coding sequence ATGGCGCGGTACATTTTCATCACCGGCGGCGTGGTTTCCTCGCTCGGAAAAGGTCTGGCATCGGCGGCGCTCGGCGCGCTGTTGCAGGCGCGCGGCTATAAGGTCCGCCTTCGCAAGCTCGACCCCTATCTCAACCTCGATCCGGGAACGATGTCGCCCTACCAGCACGGCGAAGTATTCGTGACCGACGATGGCGCCGAGACCGATCTCGATCTCGGTCACTACGAGCGTTTCACCGGGCGTCCCGCGACCCGGCAGGACAACATCACCACCGGCCGCATCTATCAGGACATCCTGACCAGGGAGCGCCGCGGCGACTATCTCGGCGCCACGATCCAGGTGATTCCCCATGTCACCAACGCCATCAAGGACTTCATTCTCGACGGCAACGACGGCTACGACTTCGTGCTGTGCGAGATAGGCGGCACGGTGGGCGACATCGAGGGTCTGCCGTTCTTCGAGGCGATCCGGCAGATCAAGAACGATCTTCCGCGCGGTCATGCGGTCTACGTCCACCTGACCTTGCTGCCGTTCATCCCGAGCGCCGGCGAGTTGAAGACCAAGCCCACGCAGCATTCGGTGAAGGAACTGCGCTCGATCGGCATCCAGCCCGATATCCTGCTGTGCCGCACAGACCGTGAGATTCCGAAAGAAGAGCGCCGCAAGCTCGGGCTGTTCTGCAACGTCCGCGAAAGCGCCGTGATCGAGGCGCGCGACGCCGACAACATCTATGCCGTGCCGGAAGTCTATCACGCCGCAGGTCTCGACGACGAAGTTCTGGCAGCGTTCGGAATCGAGCCGCGCGTGCCGCCGGCGCTGCAAGGCTGGCACGAGATCAACGAGCGTGTCCGCAATCCCGAAGGCGCAGTGACGATCGCGATCGTCGGCAAGTACACCGGCATGAAGGACGCCTACAAGTCGCTGATAGAGGCGCTGTCCCATGGCGGCATCGCCAACAAGGTGAAGGTCAATCTCGACTGGATCGAGAGCGAGGTCTTCGAGAATGAAGATGCCGCGCCGTTCCTCGAACATGTCGACGGCATCCTGGTGCCGGGCGGGTTCGGCCAGCGCGGCGCCGAGGGCAAGATCAAGGCGGCGCGGTTCGCCCGCGAACGGCATGTGCCCTATTTCGGCATCTGCTTCGGGATGCAGATGGCCGTTATCGAGGCGGCCCGCAATCTGGTTGGAATCGTCGATGCCAATTCCACCGAATTCGGCCCGACCGGCGAGCCGCTGGTCGGCCTGATGACGGAATGGCTGCGCGGCAACGAACTGGAGAAGCGCTCAAAGGTCGGTGACCTCGGCGGCACCATGCGGCTTGGCGCCTATCAGGCTGTGCTCAATCGCGGCAGTCGCGTCTCCGGAATTTACGGTGGCGCGCTCGAGATTTCCGAACGGCACCGCCATCGCTATGAGGTCAACACCGCCTACAAGGACCGGCTGGAGCAGCATGGCTTGCGCTTCTCGGGCCTGTCGCCCGACGGCGTGCTGCCGGAGATCGTCGAATACGAGGATCATCCGTGGTTCATCGGGGTGCAGTACCACCCCGAACTGAAATCGCGGCCGTTCGAGCCGCATCCGCTGTTCGCCTCGTTCATCCAGGCCGCGGTGGTACAGAGCCGGCTAGTGTAA